One window of Paenibacillus albicereus genomic DNA carries:
- a CDS encoding YheC/YheD family protein codes for MSSGESGGDATRRSVASKMEKTQRLLQHAELAKSVPATRWLSEESLAEMLRKHRMVYVKPDVGRMGIGVMRVERTASGWAYQSGETVRRFATRSGLYRSLAKRIGETPYLVQRGIRMLEHEGRPFDFRLMIQQGESGAWACNGTAGRVAHPAKIVSNGSQGGTIFEPRRLLEPAFGKSEAEALRRRMDRIALQTAGELGRSYPALRELGLDLAVDKSGKPWILEVNTRPDPCPFTKLDDPAIIRRIVEYGKGYGRRYKLICNKAKKAP; via the coding sequence ATGTCTAGCGGTGAAAGCGGCGGCGACGCCACCCGGCGGTCCGTCGCCAGCAAGATGGAGAAGACGCAGCGGCTGCTCCAGCACGCGGAGCTCGCCAAGTCCGTGCCCGCGACGCGCTGGCTGAGCGAGGAGTCGCTCGCGGAGATGCTCCGCAAGCACCGCATGGTGTACGTGAAGCCCGACGTCGGCCGGATGGGCATCGGCGTCATGCGCGTCGAGCGCACCGCCAGCGGCTGGGCCTACCAGAGCGGCGAGACGGTGCGCCGCTTCGCGACCCGCAGCGGCCTGTACCGCTCGCTCGCCAAGCGGATCGGCGAGACGCCCTACCTCGTGCAGCGGGGCATCCGCATGCTGGAGCATGAAGGGCGTCCGTTCGACTTCCGCCTCATGATCCAGCAGGGCGAATCCGGCGCATGGGCCTGCAACGGCACAGCAGGGCGCGTCGCCCACCCCGCCAAGATCGTCAGCAACGGCAGCCAAGGCGGCACGATCTTCGAGCCGAGGCGGCTGCTCGAGCCCGCCTTCGGCAAGTCGGAGGCCGAGGCGCTGCGGCGGCGCATGGACCGGATCGCGCTGCAGACGGCAGGCGAGCTCGGCCGATCGTATCCGGCGCTGCGCGAGCTCGGACTCGACCTTGCGGTCGACAAGAGCGGCAAGCCGTGGATTCTCGAGGTGAACACGCGCCCCGATCCGTGCCCGTTCACCAAGCTCGACGATCCGGCGATCATCCGGCGCATCGTCGAGTACGGCAAAGGCTACGGCCGCCGCTACAAGCTGATCTGCAACAAAGCGAAAAAAGCGCCCTGA
- a CDS encoding carbohydrate ABC transporter permease, translating to MKQATTRKPAAAAPRGRLSQWAAGIVLTVFGIAMVLPFVWMVLSAFKTEGEIKRIPPTLWPEAFTWDNFSRLFTEMDFGTYLSNTLLITLFSFVGLLLNAMAGFGFAKYRFKGREKLFLLVLATMMIPGQVTMIPVYLILNGAGLTNTMLGIVLPGFTSAFGIFLFRQFMSTLPEEIMEATRLDGASEYRLFAQVVLPMSKPILAVQAILTFIGGWNSFLWPLIIANDEKLYTLSVGLQLLKGQHGTNFALQMAGAAFMVLPIMVIFIFFQRQIIENYNISGIK from the coding sequence ATGAAACAAGCGACGACCCGCAAGCCGGCCGCGGCCGCTCCGAGAGGAAGGCTCTCGCAGTGGGCCGCCGGCATCGTGCTGACCGTATTCGGCATCGCCATGGTGCTGCCGTTCGTCTGGATGGTGCTGTCCGCTTTCAAGACCGAGGGCGAGATCAAGCGCATCCCGCCGACGCTCTGGCCGGAGGCGTTCACCTGGGACAACTTTTCCCGGCTGTTCACGGAGATGGACTTCGGCACCTACTTGAGCAACACGCTGCTCATCACGCTGTTCTCGTTCGTCGGGTTGCTGCTGAACGCGATGGCCGGCTTCGGCTTCGCCAAGTATCGGTTCAAGGGGCGGGAGAAGCTGTTCCTGCTCGTGCTCGCCACGATGATGATTCCCGGCCAGGTCACGATGATCCCGGTCTATCTCATCCTGAACGGCGCCGGACTGACCAACACGATGCTCGGCATCGTGCTGCCCGGCTTCACGAGCGCGTTCGGCATCTTCCTGTTCCGTCAGTTCATGAGCACGCTGCCGGAGGAGATCATGGAGGCGACGCGCCTCGATGGCGCGAGCGAGTACCGGCTGTTCGCGCAGGTCGTGCTGCCGATGTCCAAGCCGATCCTCGCCGTGCAGGCGATCCTGACGTTCATCGGCGGCTGGAACAGCTTCCTGTGGCCGCTCATCATCGCCAACGACGAGAAGCTGTACACGCTCTCGGTCGGCCTGCAGCTGCTCAAGGGGCAGCACGGCACGAACTTCGCCCTGCAGATGGCGGGAGCGGCGTTCATGGTGCTGCCGATCATGGTCATCTTCATCTTTTTCCAGCGGCAGATCATCGAGAACTACAACATCTCCGGCATCAAATGA
- a CDS encoding carbohydrate ABC transporter permease, translating into MKGSSKAAPYVFIGPTLLLLAVFSLLPILVALGISLTDMDLAGLADYSSISFVGLTNYADVLGDPVFLLALRNTLFYVVIGVPLVIACSLGVALLIHFGRSRLFKVFRVVYYLPSVTNVVAVAVVWSYLYNPGIGLFNFILTSIGFDKVPWLTEPTIAKLSLILLALWRSIGLNMIIFIAALQGIDRSYYEAAQLDGASGWQQLTRITLPMMRFAIFFVTVTTMIGWLQFFEEPFVMTEGGPLNGTVSAALFIYQNGFQYSHFGYAAAGSFVLFFLIIAVTMVQLRLQRKQAEE; encoded by the coding sequence ATGAAGGGTTCCTCCAAAGCCGCGCCGTACGTATTCATCGGACCGACGCTGCTCCTGCTGGCGGTGTTCTCGCTGCTGCCGATCCTCGTCGCCCTGGGCATCAGCTTGACCGACATGGACCTTGCGGGACTGGCCGACTACTCGTCCATTTCGTTCGTCGGCCTGACCAACTACGCCGACGTGCTGGGCGATCCGGTGTTCCTGCTGGCGCTGCGCAACACGCTCTTTTACGTCGTCATCGGCGTGCCGCTCGTCATCGCCTGCTCGCTCGGCGTGGCGCTGCTCATCCATTTCGGCCGCTCGCGGCTGTTCAAGGTGTTCCGCGTCGTCTACTATCTGCCCTCGGTGACCAACGTCGTCGCCGTCGCCGTCGTCTGGAGCTACCTGTACAACCCGGGCATCGGGCTGTTCAACTTCATCCTGACGTCGATCGGCTTCGACAAGGTGCCGTGGCTGACCGAGCCGACGATCGCCAAGCTGTCGCTCATCCTGCTGGCGCTCTGGCGGAGCATCGGACTGAACATGATTATTTTCATCGCCGCGCTGCAGGGCATCGACCGCTCCTATTATGAAGCGGCGCAGCTCGACGGAGCGAGCGGCTGGCAGCAGCTGACGCGGATCACGCTGCCGATGATGCGCTTCGCGATCTTCTTCGTGACCGTCACGACGATGATCGGCTGGCTGCAATTTTTCGAGGAGCCCTTCGTCATGACCGAGGGCGGACCGCTGAACGGCACCGTCTCGGCCGCGCTGTTCATCTACCAGAACGGCTTCCAGTACAGCCACTTCGGCTATGCGGCCGCCGGCTCGTTCGTACTGTTCTTCCTCATCATCGCCGTCACGATGGTGCAGCTGCGGCTGCAGCGGAAGCAAGCCGAGGAATAG
- a CDS encoding sugar ABC transporter substrate-binding protein: MDKKKIGTALAAAMLAGGTLAGCSSGGDGAEGGKTVLNVWAMGDSSKPMEQMAEAYSKENPDVSIKVQAIPWGSAHDKLLTAVASKKGPDVLQMGTTWMPEFAAAGALADLTGDLADYPELAADNFFDGTVTSTQFDGKTVGVPWLAETRILFYRTDVLQSVGYDQAPKTWDELLDASKKLTERGKDKYGIGLDPKEPTLNFMFARQNGSKLIEDGKAQFDQPAFRDTVAYLDGYFKNGYAPVDLGLDTSQTFGGDGMVPMFISGPWMIKTIRDQVPDIEGKWATAVLPSKENNMSSLGGSNLTVFGFSKQKQESMKFIAFLSKPENQLEWMKQTGELPANRKAWEDPQLSGDPNMAVVGEQLENAEPMPLVKPWDNISQNFLQTFEEIYRANADLDAKLKAFNEQSQKLLDK, encoded by the coding sequence ATGGACAAGAAAAAAATCGGAACGGCGCTCGCCGCGGCGATGCTGGCGGGAGGAACGCTGGCAGGCTGCTCGTCCGGAGGAGACGGCGCGGAGGGCGGCAAGACCGTGCTGAACGTATGGGCGATGGGAGACAGCAGCAAGCCGATGGAGCAGATGGCGGAAGCCTATTCCAAGGAGAATCCGGACGTCTCGATCAAGGTGCAGGCCATCCCGTGGGGCAGCGCGCACGACAAGCTGCTGACGGCCGTCGCGTCCAAGAAAGGGCCCGACGTGCTGCAGATGGGCACGACGTGGATGCCGGAGTTCGCCGCGGCCGGCGCGCTGGCCGACCTGACCGGCGACCTGGCCGACTATCCGGAGCTTGCCGCGGACAACTTCTTCGACGGCACGGTCACCTCCACCCAGTTCGACGGCAAGACGGTCGGCGTGCCATGGCTGGCCGAGACGCGCATCCTGTTCTACCGCACGGACGTGCTCCAGTCGGTCGGCTACGACCAGGCGCCGAAGACGTGGGACGAGCTGCTCGACGCCTCCAAGAAGCTGACCGAGCGCGGCAAGGACAAGTACGGCATCGGCCTCGATCCGAAGGAGCCGACGCTGAACTTCATGTTCGCCCGCCAGAACGGCTCGAAGCTGATCGAGGACGGCAAGGCGCAGTTCGACCAGCCGGCGTTCCGCGATACGGTCGCCTACTTGGACGGCTACTTCAAAAACGGCTACGCGCCGGTCGACCTCGGACTCGATACGTCGCAGACGTTCGGCGGCGACGGCATGGTGCCGATGTTCATCAGCGGCCCGTGGATGATAAAAACGATCCGGGATCAGGTTCCCGACATCGAGGGTAAGTGGGCGACCGCGGTGCTGCCTTCCAAGGAGAACAACATGAGCTCGCTCGGCGGCTCGAACCTGACCGTATTCGGCTTCAGCAAGCAGAAGCAGGAGTCGATGAAGTTCATCGCGTTCCTGAGCAAGCCGGAGAACCAGCTGGAGTGGATGAAGCAGACCGGCGAGCTGCCGGCCAATCGGAAGGCTTGGGAAGACCCGCAGCTGAGCGGCGATCCGAACATGGCGGTCGTCGGCGAGCAGCTGGAGAACGCCGAGCCGATGCCGCTCGTCAAGCCGTGGGACAACATCTCGCAGAACTTCCTGCAGACGTTCGAAGAAATCTACCGGGCGAACGCGGACCTGGATGCGAAGCTGAAGGCGTTCAACGAGCAATCCCAGAAGCTGCTCGACAAGTAG
- a CDS encoding GH36-type glycosyl hydrolase domain-containing protein encodes MRFPSQPSPSARWRLERDGLAFTFHPTGDLYEATGSGMMLNQLRSHPLDGSLNQLYLRVRGPQGIRSCPLIGIASDSRVGCGEGRVVWSGEAFGIRYEAAFLLGSGGVWFWRVRLDADAPGLAADVVYGQDIGLGAPAAVLGNEAYNAHYLDHSAYEDERRGWIVCTRQNQPQGGRFPYLQQGCLTGSVSFATDGFSFFGRSFKDTHRPEALERDRLPGEVLQYEFAYTALQSRPVDPAGGAEIAFYGLFRDDHPEAVSEAEYGEIIERSWADIVRTSDEPVPLQPAPRRAADLGEPLQARSLTEAEIAERYPERIEEERHGDELQAFFTPDYAHVALKAKELRLDRPHGHILLSGAPDLPGAEVLATTAYMYGVFHSQVVVGNTSFNKLIGHTRNALNAAHASGLRLYAEQDGRFRLLAMPSLFEMGFNYARWVYALDGDTIVVTSWTDADAPGTTLSVASAAGLPRRYLLSAQITMAERELEAPYRLEERPDGSLRFAPGDDSPIRAAYPELAYRLTTAGAAVERFDDRRLLPELEPGASPLLVLQTGASASWSVRIEGRLDGLREPAAAGPDLAAATAQYRSGMAELMRGFRLEHPGGDPAVRRLDALAWWYVHNMRVHFLSPHGLEQYGGAAWGTRDVCQGPAEFFLAMQRWDAVRGILTTVYEHQYEQSGGWPQWFMFDRYSRVQQHESHGDIIVWPLKLLGDYLAATGDFGLLDEELPYTDEATFDFTDRRRPLREHVERQLDHIRERFLPGTMLSAYGDGDWDDTLQPARPELRASMASSWTVALTYQAMRTLGQALASEPRHASLSEELLRLADGIRRDFAAYMEPDGVVPGFLDLADPARPAKLLHPDDVRTGIRYRLLPMTRSMIAELLTPEQAEAHRGLIQRELRFPDGVRLMNRPATYEGGVSVRFKRAEQAANFGREIGLQYVHAHIRYIEAMAKLGEAEEAWQALQVISPVGIQATVPNAAPRQSNAYFSSSDGDFATRREAAERFEELRSGEAPVKGGWRIYSSGPGIYLNQLVSSVLGIRAAAGRIVLDPALPASLGCLAVRFELAGRPVRIVYRLSGSPVSRITVNGREAAFSRLSHPYRSGGAELRLDELEPLWTDESGQLQELLVYA; translated from the coding sequence ATGCGATTCCCATCCCAGCCTTCGCCGTCCGCCCGCTGGCGGCTCGAGCGCGACGGCCTTGCCTTCACCTTCCACCCGACCGGCGACCTGTACGAGGCGACCGGCAGCGGCATGATGCTGAACCAGCTGCGCAGCCATCCGCTGGACGGCTCGCTGAACCAGCTGTACCTGCGCGTGCGCGGCCCGCAAGGAATCCGCTCCTGTCCGCTGATCGGCATCGCCTCGGACAGCCGGGTCGGCTGCGGGGAAGGCCGCGTCGTCTGGAGCGGCGAGGCGTTCGGCATCCGCTACGAGGCGGCCTTCCTGCTCGGATCGGGCGGCGTCTGGTTTTGGCGCGTGCGGCTCGACGCGGACGCGCCCGGCCTGGCCGCCGACGTCGTCTATGGCCAGGATATCGGCCTCGGGGCTCCGGCCGCCGTGCTCGGCAACGAAGCGTACAACGCCCACTACCTCGATCATTCGGCGTACGAGGATGAACGCCGCGGCTGGATCGTCTGCACCCGCCAAAACCAGCCCCAGGGCGGACGCTTTCCCTATCTGCAGCAAGGCTGCCTGACCGGATCGGTCTCGTTCGCGACCGACGGCTTCTCCTTTTTCGGCCGCTCGTTCAAGGATACGCATCGGCCGGAGGCGCTGGAGCGGGACCGGCTGCCCGGAGAGGTGCTGCAGTACGAATTCGCTTATACGGCGCTCCAGTCCCGCCCGGTCGATCCGGCCGGAGGCGCGGAGATCGCCTTTTACGGGCTGTTCCGGGACGACCATCCCGAGGCGGTGTCGGAGGCCGAGTACGGCGAGATCATCGAGCGGAGCTGGGCGGACATCGTCCGGACCTCCGATGAGCCGGTGCCGCTGCAGCCGGCTCCGCGACGGGCCGCCGATCTCGGCGAGCCGCTGCAGGCGCGCTCCCTGACCGAAGCGGAGATCGCCGAGAGGTACCCGGAGCGGATCGAGGAGGAGCGGCACGGAGACGAGCTTCAGGCCTTCTTCACCCCCGACTACGCGCATGTCGCGCTCAAGGCCAAGGAGCTGCGGCTCGACCGGCCGCACGGGCATATTCTGCTCAGCGGCGCGCCGGATCTGCCGGGAGCGGAAGTGCTCGCCACGACCGCCTATATGTACGGCGTCTTCCATTCGCAGGTCGTCGTAGGCAATACCAGCTTCAATAAGCTGATCGGCCATACGCGCAATGCGCTCAACGCGGCGCATGCGTCCGGCCTGCGCCTGTACGCCGAGCAGGACGGACGATTCCGCCTGCTGGCGATGCCGAGCCTGTTCGAGATGGGCTTCAACTACGCCCGCTGGGTGTATGCGCTGGACGGCGATACGATCGTCGTCACGAGCTGGACGGACGCGGACGCGCCCGGGACGACGCTGAGCGTCGCGTCGGCCGCCGGCCTTCCGCGGCGCTATCTGCTCTCCGCGCAGATCACGATGGCCGAGCGGGAGCTGGAGGCTCCGTATCGGCTGGAGGAACGGCCGGACGGCTCGCTGCGGTTCGCCCCCGGCGACGACTCGCCGATCCGCGCCGCATACCCGGAGCTTGCGTACCGGCTGACGACCGCCGGCGCCGCCGTCGAGCGCTTCGACGACCGCCGGCTGCTGCCTGAGCTGGAGCCCGGCGCATCGCCGCTGCTCGTGCTGCAGACCGGCGCCTCGGCCAGCTGGAGCGTGCGCATCGAAGGCCGGCTGGATGGCCTGCGCGAGCCCGCCGCCGCGGGACCGGATCTCGCGGCAGCGACGGCGCAGTACCGTTCCGGCATGGCCGAGCTGATGCGCGGCTTCCGCCTCGAGCATCCCGGCGGCGATCCGGCCGTCCGGCGGCTCGACGCGCTCGCCTGGTGGTACGTCCACAATATGCGCGTGCACTTCCTGTCTCCGCACGGCCTGGAGCAGTATGGAGGCGCCGCCTGGGGCACGCGCGACGTCTGCCAGGGACCGGCCGAGTTCTTCCTCGCGATGCAGCGCTGGGACGCGGTCCGCGGCATCCTGACGACCGTGTACGAGCATCAGTACGAGCAGAGCGGCGGCTGGCCGCAATGGTTCATGTTCGACCGCTACAGCCGCGTGCAGCAGCACGAGAGCCACGGGGACATCATCGTCTGGCCGCTCAAGCTGCTCGGCGACTACCTCGCCGCTACCGGCGACTTCGGGCTGCTGGACGAGGAGCTGCCGTACACCGACGAGGCGACGTTCGATTTTACGGATCGCCGCCGCCCGCTGCGCGAGCATGTCGAGCGCCAGCTCGACCATATCCGCGAGCGCTTCCTGCCCGGCACGATGCTGTCGGCCTACGGAGACGGCGACTGGGACGATACGCTGCAGCCGGCCCGGCCGGAGCTGCGCGCCTCGATGGCGAGCAGCTGGACCGTCGCCCTGACCTATCAGGCGATGCGCACGCTCGGCCAAGCGCTCGCCTCGGAGCCGCGGCACGCCTCCCTGTCGGAGGAGCTGCTCCGCCTTGCGGACGGCATCCGCCGCGACTTCGCCGCCTACATGGAGCCGGACGGCGTCGTGCCCGGCTTCCTCGATCTGGCCGATCCCGCCCGTCCGGCCAAGCTGCTTCATCCGGACGACGTCCGGACCGGCATCCGCTACCGGCTGCTGCCGATGACGCGCAGCATGATCGCCGAGCTGCTTACCCCCGAGCAGGCCGAGGCGCATCGCGGCCTGATCCAGCGGGAGCTGCGCTTTCCCGACGGCGTCCGCCTCATGAACCGGCCCGCGACCTATGAGGGCGGGGTCAGCGTGCGCTTCAAGCGTGCGGAGCAGGCGGCCAACTTCGGCCGCGAGATCGGGCTGCAATACGTGCATGCGCATATCCGCTATATTGAAGCGATGGCCAAGCTCGGCGAGGCCGAGGAAGCGTGGCAGGCGCTGCAGGTCATCAGTCCGGTCGGCATTCAGGCGACGGTTCCGAACGCCGCGCCGCGTCAGAGCAACGCCTACTTCAGCAGCTCGGACGGCGACTTCGCCACCCGCCGCGAGGCGGCGGAGCGGTTCGAGGAGCTGCGCAGCGGAGAGGCCCCCGTCAAGGGCGGCTGGCGCATCTATTCGAGCGGCCCCGGCATCTACTTGAACCAGCTCGTCTCCAGCGTGCTCGGCATCCGCGCGGCCGCCGGCCGGATCGTGCTCGATCCCGCCCTGCCCGCTTCGCTCGGGTGCCTCGCCGTCCGCTTCGAGCTGGCCGGCCGGCCGGTCCGCATCGTCTACCGCCTGAGCGGCTCCCCGGTGTCCCGCATCACGGTCAACGGACGCGAGGCCGCCTTCTCCCGCCTGTCCCATCCGTACCGGAGCGGCGGCGCGGAGCTGCGCCTGGACGAGCTGGAGCCGCTTTGGACCGACGAGTCCGGGCAGCTGCAGGAGCTTCTCGTCTACGCCTGA
- a CDS encoding LacI family DNA-binding transcriptional regulator, translating to MVSIKDIARKAGVSISTVSYALNGNPKVTPETSARILAIAKEMNYIPNAAARQLKKQESRIIGAFLTDFTGAFYGDLLQGMKEVLNRKGYDLIVCSGLQSHRLLPERMIDGAIILDSTFSDEELLDYADRGHRLVVLDRELSHPAVNQVLLDNKAGANLAMDYLIETGHRRLYVVSGPSDSFDSRQRMSAVRQTLSRHPELDAVVLEGDFNQGSGEAAGRLILEQWQGPAGVFCLNDEMAIGLFNAVAASDSGIRVGEELSIVGFDNIALTRYIQPRLATIEYSKYRWGAMASEQLLRMIAGEEVEHERIYVSLVESESVQDRR from the coding sequence GTGGTCAGCATCAAGGATATTGCCCGGAAGGCCGGCGTGTCGATCTCGACCGTCTCTTACGCGCTGAACGGCAATCCCAAGGTAACTCCCGAAACGAGCGCCCGCATCCTGGCGATCGCCAAGGAAATGAACTACATTCCCAATGCGGCGGCCCGCCAGCTCAAGAAGCAGGAGTCGAGGATCATCGGCGCGTTCCTGACCGACTTCACGGGAGCGTTCTACGGCGACCTGCTGCAAGGCATGAAGGAAGTGCTCAACCGCAAGGGCTACGACCTGATCGTCTGCAGCGGCCTGCAGTCGCATCGGCTGCTGCCGGAGCGGATGATCGACGGGGCGATCATCCTCGACTCCACGTTCTCCGACGAGGAGCTGCTCGACTACGCGGACCGCGGCCACCGGCTCGTCGTGCTCGACCGCGAGCTGAGCCACCCTGCCGTCAACCAGGTGCTGCTCGACAACAAAGCCGGCGCCAACCTGGCGATGGACTACCTGATCGAGACCGGCCATCGCCGCCTGTACGTCGTCTCCGGCCCTTCCGACAGCTTCGACTCGCGCCAGCGGATGAGCGCCGTGCGCCAGACGCTGAGCCGCCATCCCGAGCTGGACGCCGTCGTGCTCGAGGGCGACTTCAATCAGGGCTCGGGCGAGGCGGCCGGCCGCCTCATCCTGGAGCAGTGGCAAGGACCGGCCGGCGTCTTTTGCCTGAACGACGAGATGGCGATCGGCCTGTTCAACGCCGTCGCCGCGTCGGACTCCGGCATCCGCGTCGGCGAGGAGCTGTCGATCGTCGGCTTCGACAACATCGCCCTCACCCGCTACATCCAGCCCCGCCTGGCGACGATCGAGTACTCCAAGTACCGCTGGGGCGCGATGGCGTCCGAGCAGCTGCTGCGGATGATCGCCGGCGAGGAGGTCGAGCACGAGCGGATCTACGTCTCGCTCGTCGAGAGCGAGTCGGTCCAGGACCGGCGCTGA